The nucleotide window TGGGGGTGTATGTGAGCTACTGGACCGACAGCTCCACGGCGGGATGCATCGTTCTTGTGCAAACCGGTCTTTTCCTGCTGGCTTTTCTTCTGGCACCGCGTCATGGCGTGCTGCGCCGTGGAAACCCTCAGGCCTGAGGGGGGGCTGACGGGTCGTGGTCATGGCGGTGGTGGAGATCGCTCACATGTGGATGGCTGTGCTCCATCGCTTCATGCTCGTGTTCATGGGCATGCCATCGCGGTGCTCCATCTGCATGTTGATGCTGGTGATGGGGATCGGGATCCTCCGCACTGTGTTGATGGCGGTGGTTGTGATGCATCGCCGCGTGGTGATGACGGTGGCTGTGGTGATCACCGATCAGCAGGATCACGCCACCGGCCATCAGTCCTGCTGCGAGAACCAGGGTGCTGCTCAGGGCACTGCCCAGCACCACCACGGCAAACACAGCTCCAACAAACGGCGCCGTGGCGAACAGCACAGCTTCCCGTGCCGCTCCAAGCTGCCGTAGCGCGATCAGATCCAGCCAAATCGAGATGCCGTAGCCCAGTGCTCCAATCACCAGCAACGCAAGGCTGCTCCGCATCGGCGGGAAGGAGTGCTGGAACACGGCTGACATCACCAGCAGTGGCAGGGAGGCTCCCAGGGCTTTGATGCAGGCGATCTGCAGAGGATCACGAAGGCTGAGGGCCTGGCTGAGGTTGTTGTCCACCCCCCAGGCCAGGCAGGCCAGGGCGATCAACACCACGCCAACAAGAGAACCGCCATCCAGGTGGCCTCCGCTCAGGATCAAGGCTCCCGCAAGGGTGAGTGCTGCTGCGCCGAACCCGCGCCGACCCAGGTGCTCCCGGCCGATCAGCACCGCCACGATCAGCGTGAACAGGGATTCCAGATTCAGCAGCAGCGACCCTGTCGCGGGGGAGAGTCGTTCAAGCCCCAGCACCAGACAGAGGGGGCCAACCACTCCCCCCAGGAGCGTGAGCAGGGCCAGGCTCGGCCAGTCGGAGGGCTGAACCGGCGTTTCCTCCACGCTTGGGCTCTCTTTCGCGCGGGATCGCAGGTGCTGCAGGGGCAGCAGGACGGCACTGGCACCGAGGTAGAGCAGGGCGGTGATGGCCAAGGGGCCACCTTCAGAGGCCAGCTCCGCGATCAATGGAGCACTGCAGCCGAAGAGCACGGCGGCCAGCAGACCGGTCCAGTAGCGACGCATGCCCTTTGGGTGACCCCATCACCATGCCAAGAGTTTCTGAACCCTGGAACGGTCGGTTTCTGGAATTGGCGCTAAGCCAACAATGAATTGACTCCTGTGAATGAAAAGTCGTTGTTGGTCTGTGGCTGCCGCTGCGGTTCTGGGGTCAAGCGCTCTGGCCCCCCTGCCTGCATTCTCGGATCCTGAAGTGCAGGTGTTCAGCACCATGGTCACCGAAGCGGAGGTGATCAAGGCCCAGCGCGGCTGGTGTGCTGCTTTGGTTGCAATCAGCGATGCCTATCAGACCGGTGGTTATGCCGCTGCAAAGGCCAAGGCGTCTGCGGTGATTGATGGGGCCTACAGCTTCGATTTCGGTCCGATCGCGTTCAAACCCACTTACACCATTGGGAAGGACACGTTCCGTTCCACCCGCGCCGGAGCTCTGGCTTATTTCGTGGGTCCTGATCCCTCCATTCCCCAGTTCGGCAAGAACCAGGGCTTTGCCACCTATCGCCATTGGAAAAGCTGTGAGATCGAGGACTACGTGATCCAGCTGTTCGGCAACACGGCCAACACCATGGGTTTGGTGCGGGTGACGGATGCCAAGGGGCAGGTGGGCGTTGTTGAGAAAACGTGGACCTTCGTGCGCGAGATCAATGGCACGCTGCGGATCGTTCTCCACCACTCCTCGGCACCGTTCGATGCGCGCTGAATTGGTGACAGGGACCACCGGTCTCGTCTCCATTGATGGAGAATGGATCGATTGATCCCTTCATTGCATCCGATGCAATTCCATTCCACCCGTTTCAGGCTCAGAAGCGCGATGGCGTTCCTGGGTCTGCTCACCCTGGTGGGTGTTGCGTCGGCCCGCGCCCATCACGTCCCCGGGGATGACCACAGCGGCATGGTGCTGTCAGGTCAACCTCAGCAATCCGATCAGACCGCGGGGGGAAAGAAAGCCATGTTTGACACCCGGAAGGAAGCGGAGGCCGCTGCCCCCGGTTTTGGATGCAAAGGGGCCCACGCCATGGGCAGCAAGTGGATGCCCTGTGAGAGTCACGGTCACGGCATGGGGATCTGACCCCCATGTCATTGCGTGACGATCATCTGAGGCCTGCGTGAAACCTCGCAGCAGGTTTTGAACAATCAGGTCATTCGACTGGCATGCCATGCGCTTCGTTGCTTCGCTCGTCCTGGCTTTGTTGATTGGTTTGATGTCGCCGTTGTCGGCCAATGCCACCGATGCGGTGCGCGGTGGTCAGATCTTTACGACCAATTGCGCCGCCTGCCACGCCGGTGGTGGCAACATCATCAAGGCGGAGCGCACCCTTCGGGAAGCTGATCTCAAAGCCCATCTTCCCAACTATCTCGGTGCCCATGAATCGGCGATCGTGGCTCAGGTCACCTACGGCCGCAATGCCATGCCCGCCTTTGTGGATGTGCTCAGTGAATCGGAAATCGCCGACGTCGCTGCCTATGTGGAGGAGCAGTCGTCTCAAGGCTGGAGCTAACACCAGAGGCTGGGAATGACACGTGCCTCCACGGCCTGGGCCATCTTCCAAGGTCTGCTGATTGAGGCCCTTCCCTTCCTTCTGCTGGGAGTGGCGATTGCCGGGATCGCCCGGTGGCTTGTTCCCCAGTCAGCCTGGGTTCGCCGGCTTCCGCGCAATGCCGTTCTCGCACCGATCGTGGGGGCACTGCTCGGCTTCGCTCTGCCGGCCTGTGAATGCGGCAATGTGCCTGTGGCCCGTCGCCTTCTGGCCAGCGGAGCACCCTTGGGAACGGGGTTTGGATTTCTCTTTGCGGCTCCGGTTCTCAATCCGATCGTGCTGGCCAGCACCTGGGCTGCGTTTCCCGATAAAACCTGGCTGCTCTGGGCGCGGCCCCTGGGTGCTTTCCTGATCGCCTTGGCGCTCAGCATGCTTCTGGGACTGCTGGCTGAATCCCGGCTGCTGGCGCCGGCTCTGCTGGAGGAGAGGCGCCTCACCCAACCGCTGTCGCGGGTGGGGTTGCTTGAGCGTGGTAGCGGTCTGGTGGGGGGCAGCGCACCGATCCCTGAACGGCCCACATCCGTTGATCGGCTTCGGCCCGGGGAGTTGCTCGGTCACAGCACTCGGGAATTTCTCAACCTGCTCACCTTGCTGGTGCTGGGTAGCGCCCTGGCGGCGGTGGTTCAAACCTGGTTGCCCCGCAGCTGGCTTCTGGCACTCGGCAGTGCGCCGACACTGTCGGTGATCGCCCTGATGCTGCTGGCCCTGGTGCTGTCGGTGTGCTCCAGCGTCGATGCCTTTCTTGCCCTGGGGTTTGCCGCTCAGGTCACCCCTGGGGCACTTCTGGCATTTCTGCTTCTCGGTCCTGTCGTTGATCTCAAACTTGCTGGCCTGTTCACTGTGTTGCTCACCCCCAGGGCGATCGGCATCACTGCGGTGGCGGCGTCGTTGCTGGTGTTGCTGATCGGCCAGTGGGTCAATTTTCTTCAGCTCTGAGTTGTTCATGTCGTGATGTCTCTGCTGCAACGCCTGCGCCGATCCCCCTGGTTGACACCTCTGGCCTTGGGGCTGTGGGGTTGGCTCTTGTTGTGGAGCCGTCTGTCCGGACGTCTGGATCTGCTTCTCAATGCGGCGTTTCACGCGGTGGTCACTGTCGCCGGAGCGGTTCTGATGCTGCTGGCGCTGATCCAGCTGCGCGGGGCCCGGCGCCGTCGGGGTGGACCTGTTCCGCTGGGTGTGCTGTTGTCGCTGGGCGTGGCGCTGCTGATGCTGGCCTTCCCTCCGGCCCCCTCCTTCAGTGATCTGGCAGCCAACCGACAGGACAGTCTCCCTGAAGCACCCCAGCTCAGTTTTTTCCTGCCCCCCGAGCAGCGCACGCTGACGGAATGGGTGCGCTTGCTGCGCAGTCAGCCTGATCCTGATCTGCATGCCGGAGATCCGCTGCGGATCAGTGGCTTCGTGCTGGCGCGGCCTGGGGAGCCTGCGCAGTTGGCACGTCTCACCGTGCGTTGCTGTCTGGCCGATGCCACGCCCGCTGGTCTGCCGGTGGACTGGCCTGAAGGATCAGATCCAGTGCCGGATCAATGGCTGGAGATCAAGGGAACGATGACGGTGCAGGACCGAAACGGTGTGCCGACGAATGTGGTGAAACCCGCGAGCATCAAGGTGATTCCCAGGCCGGAGCGTCCTCTGGAACCATGACAGGCCGATTCGCTGGATCCAAGGAGCGCTGGCTTGCTGCCAGCCTCATGCTGTTGGCCGCAGTGGCACTGCTTCAGCAACAGCTTCTGGCGCGGCGGCCGCCGCGTTTGC belongs to Synechococcus sp. WH 7805 and includes:
- a CDS encoding DMT family transporter; protein product: MRRYWTGLLAAVLFGCSAPLIAELASEGGPLAITALLYLGASAVLLPLQHLRSRAKESPSVEETPVQPSDWPSLALLTLLGGVVGPLCLVLGLERLSPATGSLLLNLESLFTLIVAVLIGREHLGRRGFGAAALTLAGALILSGGHLDGGSLVGVVLIALACLAWGVDNNLSQALSLRDPLQIACIKALGASLPLLVMSAVFQHSFPPMRSSLALLVIGALGYGISIWLDLIALRQLGAAREAVLFATAPFVGAVFAVVVLGSALSSTLVLAAGLMAGGVILLIGDHHSHRHHHAAMHHNHRHQHSAEDPDPHHQHQHADGAPRWHAHEHEHEAMEHSHPHVSDLHHRHDHDPSAPPQA
- a CDS encoding DUF3721 domain-containing protein, which translates into the protein MAFLGLLTLVGVASARAHHVPGDDHSGMVLSGQPQQSDQTAGGKKAMFDTRKEAEAAAPGFGCKGAHAMGSKWMPCESHGHGMGI
- a CDS encoding c-type cytochrome codes for the protein MRFVASLVLALLIGLMSPLSANATDAVRGGQIFTTNCAACHAGGGNIIKAERTLREADLKAHLPNYLGAHESAIVAQVTYGRNAMPAFVDVLSESEIADVAAYVEEQSSQGWS
- a CDS encoding permease gives rise to the protein MTRASTAWAIFQGLLIEALPFLLLGVAIAGIARWLVPQSAWVRRLPRNAVLAPIVGALLGFALPACECGNVPVARRLLASGAPLGTGFGFLFAAPVLNPIVLASTWAAFPDKTWLLWARPLGAFLIALALSMLLGLLAESRLLAPALLEERRLTQPLSRVGLLERGSGLVGGSAPIPERPTSVDRLRPGELLGHSTREFLNLLTLLVLGSALAAVVQTWLPRSWLLALGSAPTLSVIALMLLALVLSVCSSVDAFLALGFAAQVTPGALLAFLLLGPVVDLKLAGLFTVLLTPRAIGITAVAASLLVLLIGQWVNFLQL
- a CDS encoding TIGR03943 family protein, coding for MSLLQRLRRSPWLTPLALGLWGWLLLWSRLSGRLDLLLNAAFHAVVTVAGAVLMLLALIQLRGARRRRGGPVPLGVLLSLGVALLMLAFPPAPSFSDLAANRQDSLPEAPQLSFFLPPEQRTLTEWVRLLRSQPDPDLHAGDPLRISGFVLARPGEPAQLARLTVRCCLADATPAGLPVDWPEGSDPVPDQWLEIKGTMTVQDRNGVPTNVVKPASIKVIPRPERPLEP